DNA from Rosa rugosa chromosome 6, drRosRugo1.1, whole genome shotgun sequence:
GCAGGGACGCAACTGGGGAATTCTGTTTCCGAATATGACCAAGAAGTACAAGAGCGTTGACTACAGCTCTGGCTCTGATAGCGTTCTTGGGGGTTTCGGATTCTTGAAGATGGTGGTTGGTCAATTCTTGGTCTTTGCTTTCCTCTTGCGTGGTAATGCTGCTATTTCTCTGCTCTAGCTACTGTGATTTAGTTCAGTGCTTGTTTTCATTGCTATGAAGATGCTTAGCTCAGTTTTTGGTAACCTGCAAATTGGGGAGAACTGAAGTGTTGGGGCTTTGATTTTCACTCTGGGTTGCTAATTTTACTTTGATTTCTGTAGAGATTACTTGGTCTCTGTAAGTAGGGTTATTTTGTACAAGAGATCATATTCTTGGTGATGTAGTCAATGGATCCACTGATCCTTAATGTGTTTCATATACATCAATGATGTGTAAAGAGATTTCAGTAGAGTTTGCAGAGAAATTAATGTGAAAATTACTTGCTTTCTGGTGTTGTGATTTGAGTTCATCAATTAGTTTTTggcttttcttttctattattGCTTtgctttgggtgtcttcaattCTGGAAATTGACCTCAAATTACTTGCTTTCTGGTGTTGTGATTGAACTTCATCCCTGAGTGTCTTAAATTCTGGAATTTCACTTCAGTTTACCCTTTCAATTGTAGCTTGGCATGTAGTTTAGAAAACCAAAACAGAGAAAGCACAAAAGGAAACCATGAAATATCATTCTGGTGTAGTGGATTGTGCCTCAAGGAACGCTCTACCATGCTCTCCAGTTAAGCATGCCACACTATAATACACAGAAATACTACACAGATGACTGAGATGAGATCACTATTAGTCTATTACCCTTTTATTTAGCTAAAAGGAAATCTGTCTCTAATGTAACTAAACAAAATAGAGCAACCAGCATAGTTAATAGAAGTTCTGGTTTAAGTTTAGGCTTCTTAACAGGCATGACATTCAACACTATAGTCTATAGTTCTATACCATAATTCTAAACGTGCGTATGCAGTATTAGGGGAAATAAATAGAACACAATATACAAGATATGCATGACATAGGTCATTTGCCTACAAATCATCCACTACCACAGCTAGAAAGAAAAACTGAAGTTGCTACAGAGAAATGTAGCTAAACTTATGCAAATGTATATCCCAAGTAAAATTCAGTACCTTACCAGCTCCTCTCCTTTTAGACCCTCCTCAGAAGCGAATCAGCCACATGTCCTGAGTTATGTTTGTGGTCTTGTGTCACATAGAGGATGTGAAAACTAGCTCATGGGGAAACTCGATTGGATCGTTCAGGAAGATTTGTGCTCGAAATTTAGTACCACTTTTTCAGGCCTACATACTGGGACGGTTTTGTTCAGCAATTACAGCTGCTTGCCATAAATTCATCAGCTTTGAAAGACACAAAAGTTATCAATCCTGAGGCTCTTTTGCAGTTGGTTTGAGGCACTTTTACAGTTACTTACTTACAGACTCATGGCAATGTACATTGCATTCCCGGCAAAAGTGCTATGAGATTAAGGATTCTTCTGTTTGATTATGAAGCTAGAAGATGCCCATAATCTTACAGAGGTCACACAACAGAGAAACAAAACTTTTATCCTATGTGTATGCTTGATTATATATGGATGACTATGAACTTCAAATAACCTGGGGATTGAATTCTCTGCTAGCAATTTCTTATTCAGAGTAATATGTAGTCTGTATTAGCAAAGTCTTCATCTTTCATTTAAGCAGATGACATTTTCAGTGAGAACTTTCAAAACTACAAGGAGTTTTGTTGCATAGTCTGAGTGGCTTTTTAAGTTTTAAAGGTAACAAAGTGAAGGAGCTTTCACTATGTGGTTTGCTAACTTCTTAAATCTAATACAAAGGGTGACCAACTAATTGCGCAGCAAAATTAGTGTTTCAAAGAGAGTGCCAACAAATTTTGAAGTCACATTGTTATGCGCTACATATTTGAGCTTGTCCATTTACTCTATTAAGACAGAATTTGAGTAGATTAGCGTGAAAGAAGTGTTTGATGTTTGAATATTTGTTGACGTGTGATATGGCCAGACAGGCCAGTTGGTTAGTCAAAAAATATGTCTTTAAGCGTTAAAATGGTTATAACTTACGACTTATTTAAAACGGTGTCATCGCAAGTGAAGCCAAGCATTTCGAAAGATGTTATATGTTTTACCTCGTtgcaaataaataaattttgtttGAAACCATGATTAAAAATGATCAGAGAGATACTATATATGGTAAAAACATGAAAGGAAAACGAACTCTACTAAAAAAAgcttgaaaaattaaaaaaaataaagaaaaatggaCTAACTCAAATGGGTCATGGGCCTAGTATAAGAATTGCTCGACCATTTCCTTGGGTTTGGGCCTATTGCAAAACTGAAAGACGACAGAAAGTCCGACGGCTGGCGAAGTAACACGACGTCGTTTCAAGTTTCAGAGACGAGAGACCCTTCATCTTCTTCCCAAAGATGAGTGCGTACAACTGCAAAGTGCAATTGCCGCCCTTTTAATCGCAGGTATGGGATTGggatttctctctccctctttcaATTTCTCTGCCTTCTTAATTTAATTGATTTTTCTGTTTCTGTTCTATTTTAGATTCACAGAGATTGTTCTTATGTAATTAAGCTCCAGAATTACTGTAAATTATTATAAAAGGTCTCTGTTTTCCTGTAAGCCCttttttgatctgattgtaccttttttttttttttttggcaataagATCTGATTGTATTTTGAATCCAATTTCATCTGGGTTTTCTGTTTTCATTACGTTTTAGAATTTGGGATCATAAAGTGCTCATCTTTTTGCTTCTGTTTGGTTGCTGGGGAAAATGTACTAATAGAACCCCAATCTGAATAGTTCTTAATTATTATTCTTTGCCTTTTTTTAAGTTCTATTTCTTCTTTGCATTTCCAACACTAATCAATTTGGGATTGGGAAAGAGATTCATAGGCTCTTACATTTGTTTTCTGGTATAGTCTGGAATAAACAATTGGAGTTGAACAAGGGATGTTTGGCTCATCAACCCCGAAAGCTACGTGGTCGCCTGCGCACCGCAAAATATTCTTTGATCTTTGTCTAAATGAGGTATCGAAAGGGAATAGGCCAGGGACACATTTTACTAAGGAGGGATGGAAGAATATCGTGGATTCGTTCTTCGACGAGACTGGTGTGAAGTATACTAAGAAGCAAATGAAGAATCACTGGGATTTCACTAAGAAGCAGTGGAAAGTGTGGATTAAGCTAGTTGCTGAAAGTAATATGAAATGGGATCCCAGTACAAACAAGTTTGGTGCTAGTGCGAAAGATTGGGCTAACTATATACAGGTATGCTTATTGGTTCACAGTAGCTAAAGTTGTGATGTTTAAGAAAGACATTAGGGAGTTTTGTTCATGAAATGAGATTAGTAATCGCAAGTTCTGTGTCACAGGTTTACCCAGAAGCCGCTCAGTTTCAGTATAAAGAACTCCCGTTCCCTGACAAATTGGAGATAGTTTTTGCTGGAGTTATAGATTCTGAAGGGATGGAGATCTCTTATTCTCGTAAGAGGCAGAATGATAGCTCGGGCAGTTCCTTTATGCAGTCGGAAGAACAAGAGTTGGCAAATATGGAGGGGGAGGATGAGCATCTTTTTGACACTGAGGATGAACATCTTTTTGCTGCTGAGGATGAGCATGGTTTTCATGCCATTCCAATAAAGAGTGGTGAAAAGGTTCAGTCTCATTTAAGAAGCCGTAGAGCAATTGCTAGTGAACCGAGTTTATCTAGCTCATCCCAGACAAAGGCAAAGGCTGTCTGGACGCCTGCATATCACAGAGCATTTCTGGATCTATGTGTAGAAGAGACATTAAAGGGTAATAAGCCTAGGACACATTTCACCAGGGATGCTTGGAGGACTATTCTCGAGTCCTTTCAACAAAGAACAGGCCTTGGTTATAATAGGTTACAGTTGAAGAATCATTGGGATATCACAAAGGAACAATGGAGAGTCTGGTCTAAGCTGATTGGAACAAGTAGCATGGGATGGGATCCAAACACGAAAAAATTTGGTGCAACTGAAGAAGTTTGGGCCAACTACTTAGAGGTATAATATATAACTATTTCCATATGATTGAACACTGGGGGGAGATCTTAATGACTTCTTGGTTGTTAAAGCATGTtggtcttgttttttttttttacagtcaAACCCGGAAGCTGCACCTTTCAGATACAAGGAACCTCAGTTCACTGACAAACTGGAAATCATATTTGACGGAACAACAGTTACCGGAGAGACAGAACCTCCTACTAAGCGAAGCAAGTATAATGATAATTCGAGTGCATCTGTTTTGAACATAGATGAACTTGGCATGAGGAACCAAGCTGGAAACATTGAACATTTTGATGCTGTACCAATTTCCTTTAGACAAGCCAAGCTCACTTATAGCATTGGAGAATGCATCGACTGTCTTGATGCCATGGAGGAAGTCGTACAAGGAAGTGATCTCTATCTGTTTGCATTAGATGTATTCCTGAAAAAGGAATACAGGGAAATATTTCTTCAACTGAAAAAGCCTAATGTAAGGATTGCATGGTTGCTGCGGCTGCAGTCAGTTGGTCCACCTTTGGTATAACATATTGGATGCTTGTTTTCTTTCGGATTTCTCGGGCTTCTTTTGAATATCAGATTTCTCTTGTTGTTTGGTACAAATTATTAGGCAGGTCCTGCTTGTAGCATTTTCTTGAATGATTGTTAATGCCTCAGTAAATGCCAAGGAAAATAAGTTTTTGGTACGGTTTTGGGTTGTCTGTAAGCAAACTCCCATGTGAACTTGTATGAATAAACTCAGAAAAAATTGGATACACAAACTAAAAAGAAACCATATACTATTATTTGGCAAAACTTATGCAATTCATGAACAATGTTTACAATAATTGTAACAATACTTGtatttgacatttcttgacaaCAAATACTCCGGAGCAGAACAACTGTATTTACATGGCTGCTTCAGAATGGAAAGCAATGTGTATCAAGCAACAACATGAAGTTGGAAAGTGATCTATTTTGGTGTATGTATGTCTTCAATTTGATATTCAAAATTGTTGTATATTGGGTTCGGAAGCTTAAAAATACGCCTTCCTAAAAATGGTCCTCTTAGAGCATCCATGTGACTGCTTATAATGCCGATTATGCGAAATCCTTCTCTCTGCATTGCAGCCCTTCGTTTAGAGAAGTAGTCACTGCTATCCATATGCAGTTCAGCTTCTGATCTGCTGACCATATCAATCAACGTTACAACATCAAAATATCAAATACAAGCTTTATTTATATCAGAAATCGCACAAGGTAAACAAGGGAAATTGGGCTATTTTAGACTTAGAAAGTCATGGTTCCAATGAATCTGAAGACGTCAATAGTACCTCATAATCAATGAAGACCAAGCTGTGTATCCGGCAGATACAAGATACTCTACGGAGGTATTCCTATGTGTCTCTGGCTTTCTTGATAACAAAATCAAAGGCCAACCACTAGAATGAAGTTTCATGTATAGTCTCAGAATAAGCATGTGCTTCAGATGCTTTGCCTCTTCCATACAATCACTACAACCATAGTGATCATATCTGTGCAAAAAGACAATTCTTTATAATTTAGTAAACATGGCtattcaaattaaaaaaacacCAAATAAGAACAAATCAGTAAAGGTTAGAAGGAAGATTACCGGTGCACTGAAAAATTACTATACTGGGGGTTTAAAGAAAGAATGTCATCTACATCCATCAACACAACATCCAGACCATCGTGTTGCGGAGTAATACTACCAAAATAGTCCTCAACTATCCCCATGGTAGAATTTAAATCTGTTGCATATTGACCTTGTTTGATGTACTGAGAAGCAACAACCCTGCATACTGAAGGGAACTGATCTGCCTCAAAGTTGTTGAGTTCCATATGCAGAGAGAAGATATGGCAGTAATTTGAATCATAACTTGGTTTCTGAACCTCAACGATTCCACGGCTCTTGCTTTCACAAGACTGCAGCATTACCGTCAGTGCAATCAGCAAAGTGATGAATAATAACCCGACTGTGACGAGTGAAGCAATGAAGATTGTTGTAGCAAAGGACGACATGTAGAACCCCGACTCCATTGCATAACTACTTGTTCTCTCTGTGTCCAGGAACAAGATTATGAGTTAATTACTCAAGCTCAACCTGCTTTTGATTTATGGTCTAAAGCTAAAATCTTTCACTAGTCTACCAAGCAGCAATCGACACACCAGATCATACATCAGAAGAGAATAGATTTCAAAGGCACAAGAGAGTTTACACAGATTTTCCTACTAGTTTTCCAGTTACTGAACACAgcatttcttttcatttccaAATACGTTATTTCGTAGCACAATAGTTTTTCAATAAGAATCACACCATCCCAACATTCATGACAAGTCCAAGTAAGTTAAAAATTCCCAAAGTTTGTAGAATGGTGTCACATACCAGAAACTTCACGACTCGAAAGACTCTGGGCGGAGTACTCTCGCTCCATATGGTGGCCATAAGCAGACATGGTTATAGCCCAAAGAAGCAATCGCCGGCTCAATTAGTCTGCCAAAGAACCAAAGGTCCCCTTCCAGTTCATAGAAAGATCACCTGCAATTTACAAGGTGACAAATCAAACATCACTGTAAAAGTTAGCACATGTGAGATTCCAAGTTCTAAGTATCCATTGAAAAAAGAAATCCTCATCTTACAACATGTAGataatataaaattacaatatttCAGAGGTTACCCATTTGGGCATGTGGCTCATTCAGTTGATTTCATCAATCCAACACCCACCAGATATGGaaaatctcaaaaccttttgattcaagttcatgcAAACAGATGAAATGGTCAGCTGGGTCAACTATAATTTGTACTGATTAGATCATTAGACATATAATACTGTCAACTAGGTGTGATTACAGTATGGCAAACCAGTCATTTCACTACATCATCCAAGATTGGTTTGTCCATAAAACTACAAATACAACCCAGAGAGTCATCCATGAAAACCAATAATACAACCTGACAATCATCTATTCAAGAATATAATAGAGTCAAATATGATGGCTTTTAAATGACTAAGCAACAGAGACGGTGAGTGTGAGAGTGGGAAAGAAGAGTAGAAATGGAGAATTACCTCTGGTGTACATTGATGGAGTTCTCTGAAACAAGTCACAGGAAGCTTCCTTTCTTCAAATCACCATCATGATGTTTTGTACTTTGTACAGGGATCCTTTCAGTCTTTGCACTATAAAGGGTAGTTTTGTGACTTTGTCCAAAGAAACCTCAACaatgtctttttttctttttctttttttggaacgaaccatgaacctcaacaatgttTAAGCAGTCCATCCAAATAaatgttcttttccttttttttttttaaaaaaaaatatctaaatTAATCGCTAACATAACCGAGATATTTTGCTATCTCAACAAAAATAATTCAAATAAATGTTTCGGTATCGACTCCTTACGGATCGGAATAGAGTATTCACTTATTTTGCTTTCATTCTGCCAAGAAGAGATAATTAGAGGAACACCCCACTTGAATCAGAATCAATTTGGTTTTGTGGATATGTGAAGAAGGTATTGGGCTATCACTGATAATGGGAATAGAGATCTGCATATTCATTTGAGAAAGTAttatattgttattattttttatatataatcgAGTAAGGAACTAGATAATTAAAGAAGCTCTTAAAACATCTATAATTGAGTCTATCAAATAAAACAGCAGCAGCTGTAGTGTAAGGAAGATCACGATTGCACACACGACTTGCACTAAGAATAGACGTATTTGATTTGATAAGGTACTAGCTTACCAACATTTTGCACTCTCTTTTTCATAGTAACAGGGTTGAGAAATACTATGAGCAATTTGAACTCATACGTTCTTATCCAATTATGCTCAATTTGCTTCCAACTCTGAATTATTAACCTTTAGTCAGTTGGTTCTGTATAACAACTGTCTAGTAGTAGTATCTCcactaataataataacaaaaacaaacccTGCATAGTTTTCATATCTACAAAACAGAAGGTACAGACCACTCGTGTATGATCTAAAATATTATTCAATCAGCTACATTTTTCTTTAAGATCATATCACAGCCAGGTCAACATGAAAATGATTCTTGTCCCGAAAGCTGTCACTTGTCACCCTTTAGAGACAAATGgggttgatgatgatgatcacaCATAGGAAGAGCTTTTTCTAATGGCAATTCTTCAGGGGCCCTAAATAATTGAGACAATATGATTCTCTTACCAGCCAAATCCAGTTGCTTTTCTGCAATCACATTTTCAAAGAACTTCTACTGCTTTTCCCTTAAATTTGCATTCATGGCCGAGTCTACTCTCCTTGCCAATTCTTCAGCTGCTCCAATAGTGTTGGGATGCTGTAAGGAGTTCAGTCTTCGGTTTGTAATGTAAGTCCAGCGTACACATAAAATCTCTTATAGTTTTCGAGCCAAATGGTATTCCTCTTATAGCACAATTTAATTAGCTCAACTAAATTTGCTCTATAAGGCATGAGTTTGGGCTAAATGCAGATTTGGTAAAGACTACATCACTTATCCATGCCTATGACATATGAACCACAACTTTAACAGGTTTTGTTAGGTGGTCTATCAAGGTTCTTCTTCTTAATGTGTACATACAGAATCAAGGGAAAATAATTTTCAAAAGAAAGTACAAGACATAAAGACAACAAAGTTGTTTTTACCTACAAACGTGATTCAGGCGACTTATCACTCAGATAGGAAAGACTTCCACTGGCCACACCAAGATTGCCTTCACTGTTTTCAaaattaatagggttaactttGTGCGGCTTTCTTGTGTATCTTGACGCCCCAATTTCACCAGGCTTAGCTATCTGATatattgaagaagaaattgttTACTTTGAGGATAAGTGGAAATGGAAGTACATTAATGTTAACAtttatatcagaaaattcaCCAACTTAAAGTAACCCAATGATATGTAGCACTGCATATCACAATCAAAGTCAACCAATATGTTATTGAATCGGTTAAACCTGTCAAAAAGTGTTGACACATAATCATGAGTCTCGATCTGCAAAACAAAGCAAACTACTTGAATCAGAAAGAAAATCTCCAACCAACATTAAGCATGCATAGCAGAGCTATCCTGTCTGACAGCTATCCCCTGGTCATCACAATTAAATGACGATCTAAAATTGATATGGAGTTTAAAATTCAGAACCCAATAAACTTGATAAAATGTTTTACTGAATAGACTTTATAAGCACAGGAAAGATATCTCAGTGACATAAGGATTAAAGCACACTCCCAAGAGATGTTACAAACTCTTTAGCAATTTGCGGCCATTTGATTCTAGGATATGCAACAAAAAGAGCATTGTAATTTCCTACAGAACCAGCAAACTTTCCCGTTATCTCCACCCGAGAAATTCTATGCCTTTGTCTGCTCAATCTGACTGCAAAAATTGCCAGCTCCTTCCCCAAAGTTGTGGGTGAGGCTGTCTAGAAGATAATAAAAGACAAGGGCATACTAACCACATTAGAAGGTATCAGTAAATCCCACATCCTTTAAAATCACAACAAAAGAACATAAATCGTAAAGGTAACCCAACTTTTCCAAATAAAATTTGCTCATACTTTACTGGAAGTAATCGGTTTACAAGATATGGAATAATACATGTTTCTCAAAGACCAAGTTTAAATGATCATGTACATGGAAAACTTGCGTTTTACCTGTCCATGAGTGCGAAAAAGCATGGGAGCAGAAGCGTAATCCTTAGCCATCTTACATATTGCTGAATCAAACTATCCATGGCAGGAAAGAAGCAAAGCAAACCAATGGAGTCCTCAAAGGCATTAAAGGTTATAGATTTTGGCCAGAATTTTATAGAGTTCATGCTTTATTTGgtgaaatttaaaaaatttctttCCCACGATATGTAAATTTGAATTTGGGAATGATGAATGAGATTAACAACTAAACCTACCCTAAACTCACAACTGAAGACACTTTCGAAGAAGATGACATGCATCCACAAAAGgcagcaaagcaaagcaaaagaATGCCTCAAAACTTCGACTGTGAATTCTCtggtgattcttcttcttcttcttcagagtaaGATCAAGGATTCAAAATCGATCAAACTGATGGGACAAATGGGTTTGATCGAATAGTCTGGGTGAGAGGTTCTGCTTCTGCGCAAACCAAGTCTCACTTCGAAGCGGCGCGATACGGCAAAAGAGACCTGAAAGGAGAGGCAAGAACTATATTGTTGGAGAAGAGAGATCTCACGTTGGAaaaatgacaaataaaataGGGTTAAATACTGATTACCCTGTAGTTTggatccaaaatcaattcagtccatgaacttctaatttcatcaaaaacacctctgcactttcaattttgatctaataggtccaatttgttagttttccaatAATTGAAATAATCAAACTACAACTTGAactcataacagaatattaacgaattggacatattagatcaaaattgaaagtataggggtgtttttgatgaaattagaagtccagggactaaattgattttggacctaaaccatagggtagtaactagtatttagcccaataaaatataacttataagtgggtggatcacacctaattgtaccgaggcctttcgtgattaaaactcaacacctatcgggtggttaagttgggacaatataggtacaatggtggaccacgggccacgcttgtcgctgtttaacatgatatcagagcgggtccctcTTATCATGggcctcaatttggaaatttGGATCCTTTATACTGCCATCAGAATATTCCGATTGGATTGTTACCAACCGATATAAGACTTGTGTCCCAAGaactaggttgcacgtgagggggcgtgttagAGAAGAGAGATACTGCCATCGGAATCGGATTGTTACCAACCGATATAAGACTTGTGTCCCAAGaactaggttgcacgtgagggagCGTGTTAGAGAAGAGAGATACTGCCATCGGAATATCGTGTTAGAGAAGAGAGATACTGCCATCGGAATCGGATTGTTACCAACCGATATAAGACTTGTGTCCCAAGaactaggttgcacgtgagggggcgtgttggagaagagagatctcacattggaaaagtgacaaataaaatataacttataagtgggtggatcacacccaattgtaccgaggcctttcaTGATTAAAACctaacacctatcgggtggttaagtttggacattatcggtacaatggtggaccaCGAGCCATGCTTTCGGGTGGTTAAGTTTGGACAATATTGGCACAATGGTGGACCACgagccacgcttgtcgctgtttaacatatATGTGGAGATTGGTTTAGTGTGAAATCGATCATAGTGAGTAGTTAACATTTGTCATTCGCTAAAATATACAGTAAAAGGATCAATGTGCATTTATAAATTGGAGTTTTAGCAAGTTTACTTATTGCATCTCTTCCATGCCATCATCAGTGCCAGTCTGTATGGATTTAAATAGGAAACACTAGTTTATATAAATCTACTTATTAGACTTTGAAAAATATAGTTCTTTGAAGAGAAAGACAACAAGCTAATATTAAGTGAAATTGATTAGTATATGGAGCGATGCAAACGCATCGAAAGAAAACAATGAAGCAAAACAAAAAGCGCAAGTGCATCTAATTTTAAAGAGTAACCAAAATATAACTAAAAGAAGCAAAGACTAGAGTTGAATATAGACAACGATGGGGCTCCTGACTTGGAAAGCACCATCATCCCACACCAAAGACGCAGAGACCATACTTGATTGCTCAATCGGCCCTTTTACAGTGACTACAAAAGATTTCTTTTGTCCAAGAGATGTGAACGACAGCACACTTGGATCCACATTGATTTTGAGTCCCGATGGAGCCACCACTTTAGCTCTGTATATAGAATTTGATGATCCGACATTAGTGACAGTCCTGTGGAAAACCCCATTGACGAATTTCGGATCCTTGATAGGAAGAGCAAAAGAAGGATAATTCAGGTCATTGACTGTTTCATTATTAGATTTTGATGAGCATAAGGTAGTCTTGTCCCTGGTTATTTGTTCTAATAGTTTGTCACTGTATCCTTGTGAACACAAAAAATCTACATAGTCTTGTACATCAAGATCGTAAACCAAACCAGGATATGGAGCTCTGGAAGGGTTTATTAGGCCAGCTCCATATGCAATTTCAGCGTGCGGGGTAGTTTTGGCACTCATAGGTGTAGCTGCAAAAGATTGGAACTACGCAAGGGTGGTTAGGTCTTTTCTCATCTGGTCCGATAACTAATCCAATATTTAGTAACATAACATtactatccctatagagataaaaataaaataaataataataataataaataaataaataaaaacactCTTCTTTGCAAATTATAAAAACAAACCAGTAGTGATGAGAGCCGATTGGACAGCAGCCGGTGACCATTTAGGGTGAAATGATTTGACGTACGCAGCTACAGACGAAGCATGGGGGCATGCCATTGATGTGCCGGTTGCCAATTTGTATTTAGCTCCATTACTAACATTTGGGGGAAATGCTGCTAGAATGTAAGTTCCCGGAGCCGCTATATCTGGCTGTAAGGCCATATACATAGAATTGTTAAATATGTTCTACTTC
Protein-coding regions in this window:
- the LOC133715641 gene encoding L10-interacting MYB domain-containing protein-like; this encodes MFGSSTPKATWSPAHRKIFFDLCLNEVSKGNRPGTHFTKEGWKNIVDSFFDETGVKYTKKQMKNHWDFTKKQWKVWIKLVAESNMKWDPSTNKFGASAKDWANYIQVYPEAAQFQYKELPFPDKLEIVFAGVIDSEGMEISYSRKRQNDSSGSSFMQSEEQELANMEGEDEHLFDTEDEHLFAAEDEHGFHAIPIKSGEKVQSHLRSRRAIASEPSLSSSSQTKAKAVWTPAYHRAFLDLCVEETLKGNKPRTHFTRDAWRTILESFQQRTGLGYNRLQLKNHWDITKEQWRVWSKLIGTSSMGWDPNTKKFGATEEVWANYLESNPEAAPFRYKEPQFTDKLEIIFDGTTVTGETEPPTKRSKYNDNSSASVLNIDELGMRNQAGNIEHFDAVPISFRQAKLTYSIGECIDCLDAMEEVVQGSDLYLFALDVFLKKEYREIFLQLKKPNVRIAWLLRLQSVGPPLV
- the LOC133715643 gene encoding uncharacterized protein At2g39920 isoform X1; protein product: MSAYGHHMEREYSAQSLSSREVSERTSSYAMESGFYMSSFATTIFIASLVTVGLLFITLLIALTVMLQSCESKSRGIVEVQKPSYDSNYCHIFSLHMELNNFEADQFPSVCRVVASQYIKQGQYATDLNSTMGIVEDYFGSITPQHDGLDVVLMDVDDILSLNPQYSNFSVHRYDHYGCSDCMEEAKHLKHMLILRLYMKLHSSGWPLILLSRKPETHRNTSVEYLVSAGYTAWSSLIMSRSEAELHMDSSDYFSKRRAAMQREGFRIIGIISSHMDALRGPFLGRRIFKLPNPIYNNFEYQIEDIHTPK
- the LOC133715643 gene encoding uncharacterized protein At2g39920 isoform X2; translation: MSAYGHHMEREYSAQSLSSREVSERTSSYAMESGFYMSSFATTIFIASLVTVGLLFITLLIALTVMLQSCESKSRGIVEVQKPSYDSNYCHIFSLHMELNNFEADQFPSVCRVVASQYIKQGQYATDLNSTMGIVEDYFGSITPQHDGLDVVLMDVDDILSLNPQYSNFSVHRYDHYGCSDCMEEAKHLKHMLILRLYMKLHSSGWPLILLSRKPETHRNTSVEYLVSAGYTAWSSLIMRSEAELHMDSSDYFSKRRAAMQREGFRIIGIISSHMDALRGPFLGRRIFKLPNPIYNNFEYQIEDIHTPK